The following proteins come from a genomic window of Calypte anna isolate BGI_N300 unplaced genomic scaffold, bCalAnn1_v1.p scaffold_110_arrow_ctg1, whole genome shotgun sequence:
- the RECQL4 gene encoding ATP-dependent DNA helicase Q4 → MASPPRSFPELPGSSVAPDLAGGVRRGEVQVLLLSPEALVGSEPGSGFLPGLPNLPPVAFACIDEAHCLSEWSHNFRPSYLRICKVLRDRFGVRCFLGLTATATLATTRDVAKHLGISQEEEEEGKIPRFTPVPPNLLLSVSLDRYRDEALISLLQGERFGSLDSIIVYCTRREETTRLAALIRTSLQGIPPPQTTPGPKENKPKGKKPPLQLVADAYHAGLSPSQRRGVQKNFMRGHLRVVVATVAFGMGLDKPNVRGVIHYNMPKNFETYVQEIGRAGRDGEPARCHLFLDPEGEDLHELRRHIYGDTVDFFTIKKLVQMVFKPCRCLELHQKHQELVKDTEVEDSEMAKLLEEEEEEEKEEEKEDSRTSQPSVQRVCYKHEGTIPIQPTVESLDLREEGIETLLCYLELHPRRWLELLPPTYSTCKIRSYGGARQLREAARSSPPIAVFLARERLVGRDHGQSSSLEFNVVSLSDSMGWEVPLVKRSLRQLQWDPRLCRGGKSGILVEFEDLSFHFRAYGDLTGQELDYLCDFLHGKVVAREKMALGQLQACFRAFQSVAFQTCDLHPEEEEEERSSRLKALLQDYFEKEPREEEEEEEDEEEAPGDTTQPPEQETQIRADIRRFLALRPEENFSGRAVARIFHGIGSPRFPAQVFGRDRRFWRKHLHFDFHRLIRLATQEILATR, encoded by the exons ATGGCCTCACCTCCTCGCAGCTTCCCGGAGTTGCCGGGCTCCTCCGTAGCTCCGGATCTTGCAGGTGGA GTGAGACGAGGAGAGGTCCAGGTCCTCCTCTTATCTCCAGAAGCTCTGGTTGGATCGGAACCAGGATCTGGGTTCCTCCCTGGTCTCCCCAACTTGCCACCCGTGGCTTTCGCTTGCATCGACGAAGCCCACTGCCTCTCCGAGTGGTCCCACAACTTCAGGCCTTCCTACCTCCGGATCTGCAAG GTTCTTCGGGATCGCTTCGGCGTCCGCTGCTTCTTGGGGCTGACGGCCACGGCCACCTTGGCCACCACCAGGGATGTGGCCAAACATTTGGGGATctcccaggaggaggaggaagaagggaaaatccCTCGTTTCACCCCTGTTCCTCCCAACCTTCTCCTCTCCGTCTCCCTCGACCGCTATCGGGATGAG gCTCTCATCTCCTTACTCCAAGGGGAACGTTTTGGTTCCTTGGATTCCATCATCGTCTACTGCACCCGCCGCGAGGAGACGACGCGCCTCGCCGCCCTCATCCGAACCTCCCTCCAAGGGATCCCACCCCCCCAGACCACCCCAGGCCCAAAAGAGAACAAACCCAAGG gcAAAAAGCCCCCTCTCCAGTTGGTCGCCGACGCTTACCACGCCGGTTTGTCCCCTTCCCAACGCCGTGGTGTTCAGAAGAACTTCATGAGGGGTCACCTCCGTGTGGTGGTGGCCACGGTGGCTTTTGGGATGGGATTGGACAAACCCAACGTCCGGGGAGTCATCCATTACAACATGCCCAAAAACTTTGAGACTTATGTCCAAGAAATCGGCCGGGCCGGGCGAGACGGAGAACCCGCTCGGTGTCACCTCTTCCTAGACCCAGAG ggtGAAGATCTCCACGAGCTTCGGCGTCACATTTACGGCGACACCGTGGATTTCTTCACCATCAAGAAGTTGGTGCAGATGGTTTTCAAGCCCTGTAGATGTTTGGAGCTGCACCAGAAACACCAGGAGCTTGTCAAG GACACAGAGGTGGAAGACTCCGAAATGGCCAAACTcttggaagaagaagaagaagaagaaaaggaggaggagaaggaagattCCAGAACCTCCCAACCAAGTGTCCAACGTGTGTGCTACAAGCACGAAGGCACCATCCCCATCCAACCAACTGTGGAGAGCTTGGATCTCCGAGAAGAAG GGATTGAAACCCTCCTGTGCTACCTGGAGCTCCACCCACGACGTTGGTTGGAGTTGTTGCCTCCCACCTACTCCACCTGCAAGATCCGGAGCTACGGAGGAGCCCGGCAACTCCGGGAAGCTGCGAGGAG CTCTCCTCCTATCGCTGTCTTCCTGGCCCGGGAACGTTTGGTGGGACGAGATCATGGCCAGAGCAGTTCCTTGGAGTTCAACGTGGTCTCCTTGAGTGATTCCATGGGGTGGGAGGTGCCTTTGGTCAAACGTTCCTTGCGTCAACTCCAGTGGGATCCGCGGCTCTGCAGAG GTGGGAAGAGCGGGATCCTGGTGGAATTTGAGGATTTGTCCTTCCACTTCCGTGCCTACGGTGACCTCACGGGCCAGGAACTGGATTACCTCTGCGACTTCCTCCATGGAAAAGTGGTGGCCAGGGAGAAGATGGCTCTTGGGCAACTCCAGGCCTGCTTCCGGGCGTTCCAGAG CGTGGCGTTCCAGACCTGTGACCTTCAtcctgaggaagaggaagaggagaggagctcCCGGTTGAAGGCTCTACTCCAAGATTACTTCGAGAAGGAACCAcgtgaggaggaggaggaggaagaggatgaagaggaagCTCCTGGAGATACCACA CAGCCACCAGAGCAGGAGACCCAAATCCGCGCCGACATCCGCCGCTTCCTGGCTCTCCGCCCCGAGGAGAACTTCTCCGGCCGCGCCGTCGCCAGGATCTTCCACGGCATTG GGAGCCCCCGGTTTCCCGCCCAGGTCTTCGGGCGCGACCGCCGCTTCTGGAGGAAACATCTCCACTTCGACTTCCACCGCCTCATCCGCTTGGCCACCCAGGAGATCCTGGCCACCAGGTGA